A genomic window from Parasteatoda tepidariorum isolate YZ-2023 chromosome 10, CAS_Ptep_4.0, whole genome shotgun sequence includes:
- the LOC107454299 gene encoding calcium-binding protein E63-1 isoform X2, with the protein MHQLKIKQRKRRKLAGNDHSRPNLTTSQITELKAAFAMLDRNQDGRINETELKSMLEKLGISLTDEMIAKLIEEASKTGQRLLNEEEFFSWMSHHDVKEDAMADLMAAFKVFDKDGNGYISKDELKTAMDTIGEPMSEGQLDIMIKETDTDNDGKINYEEFVQMML; encoded by the exons ATGCACCAACTGAAGATAAAACAGAGGAAGAGAAGGAAATTGGCTGGAAAT gatcaTTCTCGGCCCAATTTGACTACTAGTCAAATAacag agttgaAGGCTGCTTTCGCAATGTTAGACCGAAATCAAGATGGCCGCATCAatgaaacagaattaaaaagtaTGCTGGAAAAATTAGGAATCAGTCTGACTGATGAAATGATTGCTAAGCTTATCGAGGAGGCCAGCAAGACTG gtCAAAGGTTATTAaatgaagaagaatttttttcttggatGTCCCACCACGATGTGAAAGAAGATGCAATGGCTGATCTAATGGCCGCTTTCAAAGTATTCGATAAAGACGGAAATGGTTATATTTCGAAG gatGAACTGAAAACAGCTATGGACACAATAGGCGAGCCCATGTCAGAAGGTCAGCTAGATATAATGATTAAAGAGACAGATACCGACAACGACGGAAAAATCAACTATGAAG
- the LOC107454299 gene encoding calcium-binding protein E63-1 isoform X3 produces MNKDHSRPNLTTSQITELKAAFAMLDRNQDGRINETELKSMLEKLGISLTDEMIAKLIEEASKTGQRLLNEEEFFSWMSHHDVKEDAMADLMAAFKVFDKDGNGYISKDELKTAMDTIGEPMSEGQLDIMIKETDTDNDGKINYEEFVQMML; encoded by the exons gatcaTTCTCGGCCCAATTTGACTACTAGTCAAATAacag agttgaAGGCTGCTTTCGCAATGTTAGACCGAAATCAAGATGGCCGCATCAatgaaacagaattaaaaagtaTGCTGGAAAAATTAGGAATCAGTCTGACTGATGAAATGATTGCTAAGCTTATCGAGGAGGCCAGCAAGACTG gtCAAAGGTTATTAaatgaagaagaatttttttcttggatGTCCCACCACGATGTGAAAGAAGATGCAATGGCTGATCTAATGGCCGCTTTCAAAGTATTCGATAAAGACGGAAATGGTTATATTTCGAAG gatGAACTGAAAACAGCTATGGACACAATAGGCGAGCCCATGTCAGAAGGTCAGCTAGATATAATGATTAAAGAGACAGATACCGACAACGACGGAAAAATCAACTATGAAG